The Lactobacillus sp. CBA3605 genome contains a region encoding:
- a CDS encoding DUF3737 family protein has product MKTIKQQRLTGERALFKAHDLHIENSTFAAGESPLKESQRIELVQSIFEWKYPLWYSRHIKVDNSIFKEMGRSGIWYTDDITVTNSTLQAPKLFRRASQIKLDHVHFSHAEETLWNCRDIEMTSVQAAGDYFGMNSENIKIDGLDLVGNYAFDGAKNLEIHHATLMTKDALWNCENVTVYDSKIIGEYLGWNSKNVRLVNCTIESDQGLCYIDGLKMENCTLLNTDLAFEYCRNIDAEIVSTIDSVKNPISGRIQAPAITKIIMDDPEIDPHQTVISVTTESREPHAI; this is encoded by the coding sequence ATGAAAACTATTAAACAACAACGATTAACAGGTGAACGCGCTTTATTCAAGGCGCATGATTTACACATTGAAAACAGTACTTTTGCGGCGGGCGAATCGCCACTCAAAGAAAGTCAACGGATTGAGTTAGTACAGTCAATCTTTGAATGGAAGTATCCGTTGTGGTACAGCCGTCATATCAAGGTAGATAACTCGATTTTTAAAGAAATGGGACGCTCTGGGATTTGGTATACCGATGATATTACGGTGACTAACAGTACTCTACAAGCTCCCAAGTTATTTCGGCGTGCCAGTCAGATTAAGTTAGACCACGTCCACTTTTCACACGCCGAAGAAACCCTATGGAACTGTCGCGATATTGAGATGACTTCAGTTCAGGCCGCCGGTGATTATTTTGGGATGAATAGTGAAAACATCAAAATAGATGGGCTCGACTTAGTCGGCAACTATGCTTTTGACGGTGCTAAGAATTTAGAAATTCATCACGCCACTTTGATGACGAAAGATGCTTTGTGGAATTGTGAGAATGTCACCGTCTATGATTCTAAAATCATTGGCGAGTATCTTGGTTGGAACTCTAAAAACGTGCGCTTGGTTAATTGTACGATTGAAAGTGATCAAGGTCTTTGTTATATTGATGGGCTTAAAATGGAAAACTGTACGTTATTAAATACGGATTTAGCCTTTGAATATTGTCGCAATATTGATGCTGAGATTGTTTCAACGATTGATAGTGTTAAAAATCCAATCAGTGGGCGGATTCAGGCGCCGGCGATTACTAAAATTATTATGGATGATCCTGAGATTGATCCCCATCAAACGGTGATTAGTGTGACGACGGAAAGTCGTGAACCCCATGCCATTTGA
- a CDS encoding ABC transporter ATP-binding protein, with protein sequence MSQHQSVWARSMPVKEQLTVIRRLFAYAKPFKWYFVITIVMSGLISLVNIYLPKVLQLFIDRYLRIGHATLPIMWYFAGLYFFGMLMRAIMQFFQNYTSTMGAEYMLENVRRQMFKKLHRMGMRYFDQVPGGSILSRLTNDTMSFSNFWALFNTLFTAFFAVISSFLAMYFTDHEIALWLLVFMPFLAVTIWYYQRYSSRVYRRMRERLSELNTKLSEAITGVSVIQQFRQEHRINGEFDQTNDAYFKTRQAMIRTNSLLLSPIINLFYALGTVMILGFFGVRGLNGYVAAGVVYAFITYLDNFYNPMTQMMDNLSDFQDGVVAGSRVLRVMDDPTVAPAQQADPTAKITRGKIEFRHVTFAYDGVNPVLKDVSFVAEPGQTVALVGQTGSGKTSTINVLMRFYEFQAGEVLIDDRDIREYPAKELRQKMGLVLQEPFMFYGDINSNIRMFDEQISDEQVQAAAKFVKADDFIDELPKTYQSRVIERGASYSSGQRQLISFARTIVTDPKILILDEATANVDTETEAMIQTGLNRIQENRTTIAIAHRLSTIQKADLILVLNQGKIVERGTNDELLAQHGYYYDMIQLQNSAHTD encoded by the coding sequence ATGTCACAACATCAATCAGTTTGGGCGCGTAGTATGCCGGTTAAAGAACAATTGACGGTGATTCGGCGACTCTTTGCGTATGCCAAACCATTTAAGTGGTATTTCGTCATTACAATTGTGATGTCCGGGTTAATTAGTTTAGTTAATATCTACTTACCGAAAGTGTTACAACTGTTCATTGACCGTTATTTGCGGATCGGACACGCCACCTTACCAATCATGTGGTATTTTGCCGGGTTGTATTTCTTTGGCATGTTGATGCGCGCTATCATGCAATTCTTCCAGAACTATACGAGTACAATGGGTGCGGAATACATGCTTGAAAATGTTCGGCGGCAAATGTTTAAGAAGCTGCACCGCATGGGCATGCGGTATTTTGATCAGGTGCCCGGCGGCTCGATTTTGTCACGTTTAACGAATGATACGATGTCCTTTTCAAATTTCTGGGCACTGTTTAATACACTATTCACTGCTTTTTTTGCGGTGATTTCATCATTTCTAGCCATGTATTTTACGGATCATGAAATTGCGTTGTGGTTACTCGTATTTATGCCGTTTTTGGCAGTGACCATCTGGTATTACCAACGGTATAGTTCACGGGTGTATCGGCGCATGCGGGAACGGTTAAGCGAATTAAATACTAAGCTAAGTGAAGCTATCACTGGTGTTAGTGTGATTCAACAATTTCGGCAAGAACACCGAATTAATGGTGAATTTGATCAGACAAATGATGCGTACTTTAAGACGCGACAAGCGATGATTCGCACCAACTCACTGTTACTTAGTCCGATTATTAACTTATTTTATGCGCTTGGCACGGTCATGATTTTAGGCTTCTTTGGGGTCCGTGGCTTGAATGGTTACGTGGCGGCCGGGGTCGTGTATGCGTTTATTACGTATTTGGATAACTTCTATAACCCAATGACGCAAATGATGGATAATCTATCCGACTTTCAGGATGGGGTTGTTGCTGGATCACGTGTTTTACGGGTGATGGATGATCCGACTGTCGCACCAGCCCAACAAGCCGACCCAACTGCAAAAATTACACGTGGTAAGATTGAATTTCGACACGTGACCTTTGCCTATGATGGGGTTAATCCAGTTTTAAAAGATGTGTCTTTTGTTGCCGAGCCAGGCCAAACCGTCGCATTAGTCGGTCAGACCGGGAGTGGTAAAACATCGACGATTAATGTCTTGATGCGTTTTTATGAGTTCCAAGCCGGTGAAGTTTTAATTGATGACCGGGATATTCGTGAGTATCCGGCCAAAGAATTACGGCAAAAAATGGGTCTCGTCTTGCAGGAACCCTTTATGTTTTATGGCGATATCAATTCTAATATTCGGATGTTTGATGAACAGATTTCGGATGAACAGGTCCAGGCAGCAGCTAAGTTTGTTAAAGCGGATGACTTTATTGATGAGTTACCCAAGACCTACCAATCGCGGGTGATTGAACGTGGTGCTAGTTATTCGTCTGGTCAGCGGCAATTAATTTCATTTGCACGGACGATTGTGACGGATCCGAAAATCTTGATTCTAGATGAAGCGACTGCCAACGTGGATACCGAGACAGAAGCGATGATTCAAACGGGTCTCAATCGGATTCAAGAAAATCGGACCACCATTGCCATTGCGCATCGATTATCGACGATTCAAAAGGCTGACTTAATTCTAGTGTTGAATCAAGGAAAAATCGTAGAACGCGGGACTAATGATGAGTTGTTGGCGCAACATGGGTACTATTACGATATGATTCAATTACAAAATTCGGCGCATACGGATTAA
- a CDS encoding ABC transporter ATP-binding protein codes for MSIFLKLGWYFRREWKLYLAGVIGLILTAIIGVVPPRIIGNVVDGINQHTLTAHSLTIYLAIIAVAAVGQYLTRYLWRNAIWGGAAGLERTLRERLFSHFMKMDATFYQQYRTGDLMAHATNDLTAVERVAGGGILQFADSIITGGTTLIAMMTLIDWRLTVIAVVPFPLLAVVSRYLGRKIHVAFRDSQAAFSRLNNKAQESISGIKVIKALGQEKADVADFDQQVDRTIKINRHVNFLDSLFDPAITLIIAVSYAATIILGGLYVTNQVITIGNLVSFITYLGMMVWPMFAVGMLFNTMERGNASYDRVMELLNQTSAIVDRQDGLQQRPSGDLHYQINQFNYPNDDGTSLKEVHFDLKAGQTLGIVGRVGAGKSTIMRLILREFDNYAGQISYGGHDIKDYALDSYLPAIGYVPQDSFLFSNTIRENIRFADPKVSQTTVEAVAAKSDLSSQIAGMAAGYDTQVGEEGISLSGGQRQRLAIARALLINPELLILDDALSAVDAETEAEILANLKAERADKTTIIAAHRLSSVMNADEIIVMAAGQITERGTHAELMAQHGWYRAMFDRQQLETKVEGAVQ; via the coding sequence TTGAGTATTTTTCTAAAATTAGGGTGGTATTTTCGGCGTGAATGGAAGCTTTATCTCGCGGGCGTCATTGGCCTGATTTTAACGGCTATTATTGGCGTCGTCCCCCCACGAATTATTGGGAATGTGGTGGATGGTATTAATCAGCATACGTTAACAGCTCACTCACTAACCATCTATTTAGCGATTATTGCCGTTGCGGCGGTCGGCCAGTATTTAACACGTTATTTATGGCGCAATGCAATCTGGGGTGGTGCCGCTGGCTTGGAGCGTACTTTGCGAGAACGGTTGTTTAGTCATTTTATGAAGATGGATGCGACCTTTTATCAACAGTATCGAACTGGGGACTTGATGGCGCACGCCACCAATGATTTAACGGCGGTTGAACGAGTCGCCGGTGGTGGTATTTTGCAGTTCGCAGATTCCATTATTACCGGTGGGACAACTTTAATCGCGATGATGACCTTGATTGATTGGCGATTAACGGTAATTGCGGTGGTGCCATTTCCATTGTTAGCGGTGGTCTCACGGTACTTGGGTCGTAAGATTCATGTGGCGTTCCGGGATTCTCAAGCGGCTTTTTCACGTTTAAATAATAAAGCGCAAGAAAGTATTAGTGGCATTAAAGTGATTAAGGCGTTGGGCCAGGAAAAGGCGGACGTGGCAGACTTTGATCAACAGGTTGATCGGACTATTAAAATTAATCGACACGTGAACTTTTTAGATTCCTTATTCGATCCGGCAATTACGTTAATTATTGCAGTATCATATGCGGCCACAATTATTTTAGGTGGCTTGTATGTGACTAATCAGGTGATTACGATTGGTAATTTAGTGTCATTCATTACGTATTTAGGGATGATGGTGTGGCCGATGTTTGCGGTTGGCATGCTGTTTAATACCATGGAACGTGGGAATGCTTCTTATGATCGGGTCATGGAATTGTTAAATCAGACTAGTGCCATTGTGGATCGCCAAGATGGGTTGCAGCAACGGCCAAGTGGTGATTTACATTATCAAATTAATCAATTTAATTATCCTAATGATGACGGCACTAGCTTGAAAGAAGTCCATTTTGACTTGAAGGCGGGCCAGACCTTAGGGATTGTTGGCCGCGTTGGTGCAGGTAAATCAACGATTATGCGCTTAATTTTGCGCGAATTTGATAATTATGCTGGCCAGATTAGTTATGGTGGTCATGATATTAAAGACTATGCTTTGGATAGCTATTTGCCAGCGATTGGCTACGTGCCACAAGATAGCTTTCTGTTTTCGAATACGATTCGTGAAAATATTCGATTCGCTGATCCTAAGGTGAGTCAAACGACTGTTGAAGCGGTCGCTGCTAAAAGTGATTTAAGTAGTCAGATTGCCGGGATGGCAGCTGGTTATGATACGCAAGTTGGTGAAGAAGGCATATCACTTTCTGGTGGTCAACGGCAACGATTAGCGATTGCGCGAGCGTTATTGATTAATCCAGAATTATTGATTTTAGACGATGCGTTATCAGCTGTAGATGCTGAAACTGAAGCTGAAATTTTAGCGAATTTGAAAGCAGAGCGGGCAGATAAAACGACGATTATTGCGGCACACCGCTTGAGTTCCGTCATGAATGCTGACGAAATTATCGTCATGGCAGCTGGTCAAATTACAGAACGTGGGACACATGCCGAGCTTATGGCGCAACATGGCTGGTATCGTGCGATGTTTGATCGCCAACAGCTTGAAACTAAAGTGGAAGGGGCGGTGCAATAA
- a CDS encoding YhgE/Pip domain-containing protein — MISGEWRSIRHNKILWISVSVMILIPFLYSVFFLTSVWDPYGDTKKLPVAVVNQDKAVNYQGKRFAVGEQLVTNLKKNDQLGWHFVSAKKAKNGLATHKYYTVVTIPANFSQHATTVTSNQPQTMKLHYATNASLNYIAKVISDAGATQLNQNVRAAVTKAYALAMFKQVKTAGEGFSQAADGATQLKNGGVELQSGLTTYTTGVHTLKDGTTELNTKVQQLPAGIAKLANGGSALQTGLDTLNDSTGALASGVTKLADGSGQVTTGLQTLNGKTGTLASGVTKLASGSSQVTSGSKQVTDGLQTLNSKTGTLADGVVTLADGSQALAVNLVSYTDGVYQVSSGLRTLNSQTGELSTTVKTLNDGSKTLANGLTTYTNGVSDASNGAKQVSDGLASLQTKTSSLPTQAKALANGTAGISSGIGGIKASNSQISNGLNQLYATSTSETNKQKIQDLQTGMSQMAKALAQVEKQLAAGSQPTNSTAMATVMHDMQANVDQLTATTITSQDNDVTQQINAKIEALKTSQHLTDDQVKALETSLASVKSTTTTKSATNTQAAQALTANMAKLQQTASNQPASLVTEFKGLEEQFNTLEKGVNTLVSESAEMTSTVDTLGQGSSKITSYLTELQQSANALSTGMTNLSSQVPALTSGIDVLASGANKVTVGTQALTAQNTALNTGAGQLNYGLTAVNGAVPALTGAISQLSTGAQTVASNSAALNSGASQIAAGNAQLNTQVPTLVAGVAQLFAGSNQVTAGSGQVTGGLTTLNSQVPVLVSGVAQLFGGSSQVTAGLNTLNTQVPTLVSGVQQLDTGASQLNTGLQTLQGSTGQLTDGVQQLADGADQLDTNSPKLLSGTKKIKKGNATLAESLQSGADTVNATPLKSANAQMFATPSKLTHSNYSYVPNYGHALAPYVLSLALYVGAIVFNFAYPIRRIADDDGTATQWFFSKVAVGAPVAVLMAIIECVALLIVGLKPISMVGYFTTAIMIALASMFIVMFLSMLLDNPGRFLAMVLLMLQLGGSGGTFPMEITNSFFNAIHPYLPLTYSILAFRQSITGGWGSSTYVSSIVMLLSFTIGALVLLWGSMVLLKKRNLQEPTTASIQMKAGK; from the coding sequence ATGATTAGCGGGGAATGGCGATCAATTCGTCATAACAAGATTCTATGGATTTCAGTTTCAGTCATGATTTTAATTCCATTTTTATACAGTGTGTTTTTTCTAACTTCAGTTTGGGATCCTTATGGGGATACTAAGAAGTTACCAGTGGCGGTTGTTAATCAAGATAAAGCTGTGAACTATCAAGGCAAGCGCTTTGCGGTCGGTGAACAGTTGGTGACTAACCTAAAGAAAAATGACCAACTTGGTTGGCACTTTGTTTCAGCTAAAAAGGCTAAAAATGGATTAGCAACGCACAAATATTATACGGTCGTCACCATTCCGGCCAATTTTTCACAACACGCAACGACGGTAACCAGTAATCAGCCGCAAACAATGAAACTGCATTATGCGACTAATGCGTCGTTGAATTACATTGCTAAAGTGATTAGTGATGCTGGGGCCACTCAATTGAATCAAAATGTCCGAGCGGCCGTGACGAAAGCTTATGCCTTAGCAATGTTTAAACAAGTGAAAACGGCTGGCGAGGGTTTCAGCCAAGCAGCCGATGGGGCGACGCAACTAAAGAACGGTGGCGTTGAACTCCAATCCGGGCTGACGACATATACGACCGGCGTGCATACTTTAAAGGATGGCACGACGGAACTTAACACCAAGGTTCAGCAATTACCGGCTGGCATTGCTAAGTTAGCAAATGGTGGCAGTGCCTTACAAACGGGCCTCGATACGTTAAATGATAGTACCGGTGCCTTAGCGAGTGGTGTAACCAAGTTAGCGGATGGTTCTGGACAAGTCACGACAGGGTTACAAACGTTAAATGGCAAGACGGGGACCTTAGCGAGCGGCGTAACTAAGCTAGCGAGTGGTTCCAGTCAAGTCACGAGTGGATCTAAACAAGTGACTGACGGTCTCCAGACGTTAAATAGTAAAACGGGGACGTTGGCGGATGGCGTTGTGACCTTAGCCGATGGGTCACAGGCGCTAGCCGTTAACTTGGTTAGTTATACGGATGGTGTCTATCAAGTGTCATCGGGCCTCCGGACGCTAAATAGCCAAACCGGAGAACTATCGACGACCGTGAAAACATTAAATGATGGTTCGAAAACCTTAGCAAATGGTTTAACGACCTATACTAACGGGGTATCGGATGCTAGCAATGGCGCCAAACAAGTCAGTGATGGGTTAGCTAGCTTACAAACAAAAACGAGTAGTTTACCCACCCAGGCTAAAGCTCTGGCAAATGGGACAGCTGGTATAAGTTCGGGTATCGGTGGTATTAAGGCTAGCAATAGTCAGATTAGTAATGGGTTGAATCAGCTCTATGCCACCAGTACAAGTGAGACAAACAAGCAAAAAATTCAGGATTTACAGACTGGCATGAGTCAGATGGCTAAAGCCTTGGCGCAAGTCGAGAAACAATTAGCGGCCGGTTCACAACCTACGAATTCGACGGCCATGGCGACGGTTATGCATGATATGCAAGCTAATGTCGATCAATTAACAGCCACGACGATTACTAGTCAGGATAATGATGTGACCCAACAAATCAATGCCAAGATTGAAGCATTGAAAACGTCACAACATTTAACTGATGACCAAGTTAAAGCACTGGAAACCAGCTTAGCGAGTGTGAAATCAACGACGACAACTAAGTCAGCGACGAATACTCAAGCAGCGCAAGCTTTGACGGCCAATATGGCTAAATTACAACAGACTGCGTCCAATCAACCAGCCAGTTTAGTGACTGAGTTTAAGGGTCTCGAAGAGCAGTTTAACACTCTCGAAAAAGGGGTTAACACGTTAGTCTCAGAATCAGCTGAGATGACGAGCACAGTCGATACCTTAGGCCAAGGTTCTAGTAAAATTACAAGTTACTTAACAGAGCTCCAACAGAGTGCCAATGCGTTAAGTACCGGCATGACGAACTTGAGCAGTCAAGTCCCCGCATTAACGAGTGGGATTGATGTCTTAGCCAGTGGGGCCAATAAGGTAACGGTGGGTACTCAAGCTTTGACGGCTCAAAATACAGCACTTAACACGGGTGCCGGTCAATTGAACTATGGCTTGACGGCCGTTAATGGGGCCGTTCCTGCCTTGACTGGCGCAATTAGTCAGTTAAGCACTGGTGCCCAGACGGTGGCGTCTAATTCGGCTGCCTTGAACAGCGGTGCCAGCCAAATTGCTGCTGGTAATGCGCAACTTAATACTCAAGTTCCAACGTTAGTTGCGGGTGTTGCACAATTATTTGCTGGCTCTAATCAAGTCACTGCTGGTTCTGGCCAAGTCACGGGTGGGTTAACCACTTTGAACAGTCAAGTTCCGGTGTTAGTGAGTGGCGTGGCGCAATTGTTTGGCGGGTCTAGTCAGGTGACGGCCGGCTTAAATACGCTCAATACCCAAGTGCCAACTTTAGTTTCTGGCGTCCAACAATTGGATACTGGGGCAAGTCAATTAAATACTGGGCTACAGACTTTACAAGGGAGTACCGGCCAATTGACTGACGGCGTTCAACAATTAGCTGATGGTGCCGATCAATTGGACACGAATTCACCTAAATTATTAAGCGGCACTAAAAAGATTAAAAAGGGTAATGCGACCTTGGCGGAATCCTTACAAAGTGGCGCCGATACGGTTAATGCAACACCGTTGAAGAGTGCAAACGCACAAATGTTTGCGACGCCATCGAAATTGACGCATTCTAATTACAGTTATGTGCCTAACTATGGCCATGCCTTAGCACCATATGTCTTGTCATTGGCACTTTACGTTGGGGCGATTGTCTTTAACTTTGCCTATCCAATTCGACGGATTGCGGATGATGATGGTACGGCGACACAATGGTTCTTTAGTAAGGTTGCGGTAGGCGCCCCAGTGGCAGTCTTAATGGCGATTATCGAGTGTGTTGCGTTGTTAATCGTGGGGTTAAAACCAATTAGTATGGTGGGTTACTTTACTACGGCGATTATGATTGCGTTGGCCTCGATGTTTATCGTCATGTTCTTGTCGATGTTGCTGGATAATCCAGGGCGCTTCTTAGCGATGGTCTTGTTGATGTTGCAACTAGGTGGTTCTGGTGGGACGTTCCCAATGGAAATCACGAACTCGTTCTTCAATGCGATTCATCCATATCTCCCATTAACTTATTCCATCTTAGCATTCCGGCAATCAATTACCGGTGGTTGGGGCAGCAGTACCTATGTCTCCTCAATTGTCATGTTACTGAGCTTTACAATTGGCGCCTTGGTCCTTCTCTGGGGGTCAATGGTCCTACTTAAAAAGCGCAATCTCCAAGAACCAACAACGGCATCAATCCAGATGAAAGCTGGTAAATAG
- a CDS encoding TetR/AcrR family transcriptional regulator: MVTISIRTELDLQRAMYQLLEQRSMSQITVEQICTQALIHRSSFYRYYTDKFNLLTQMVMHTLAELLAAEQTNAVGSAVMAQFIGTHTQVLRHLLVTNTEGDNNRSQRVINDCFLTIAQTGATDRVLMMMRTASEPDLTAYLVSGAITSIVQWLSSEGIDGASVQTQLAIERTLATFFSLEQQSI, from the coding sequence GTGGTTACAATTTCTATTCGTACGGAGTTGGATTTGCAACGTGCGATGTATCAATTATTAGAGCAGCGATCAATGTCACAAATTACGGTTGAGCAGATATGCACGCAGGCTTTGATTCATCGGAGTAGTTTTTATCGGTACTATACAGATAAATTCAACTTGTTGACGCAAATGGTCATGCATACGCTGGCTGAATTACTGGCGGCCGAACAAACTAATGCAGTCGGTTCGGCCGTAATGGCCCAATTTATTGGGACCCATACGCAAGTGTTACGGCATTTATTGGTGACGAATACGGAAGGCGATAATAATCGCTCGCAGCGGGTCATCAATGATTGTTTTTTAACAATTGCGCAAACTGGGGCTACTGATCGGGTTCTAATGATGATGCGGACCGCATCGGAACCAGATTTAACGGCGTATCTGGTTAGTGGCGCTATTACGAGTATCGTGCAATGGCTCAGTAGTGAGGGAATTGATGGGGCGTCCGTTCAAACGCAATTAGCGATTGAACGCACCTTAGCAACTTTTTTCTCACTAGAACAACAATCAATTTAA
- a CDS encoding helix-turn-helix transcriptional regulator → MDRNEAALKEFRETIPIFEVLADERRQQIMIELTQHAKGLTVGELTKIMQISQPAVSHQLKTLKDHHFVSVERQGTRNYYHVTFDGPLTKVEHLIHTLREDLKQKPYLQ, encoded by the coding sequence ATGGACCGAAACGAGGCGGCACTGAAAGAATTCCGCGAGACAATTCCGATTTTTGAAGTGCTGGCGGACGAACGTCGTCAACAGATTATGATTGAGTTAACGCAGCATGCTAAAGGATTAACGGTTGGTGAATTAACTAAAATCATGCAAATTTCACAACCAGCCGTTTCCCATCAACTTAAGACGTTAAAAGATCATCATTTTGTTAGTGTTGAACGGCAGGGGACTCGTAATTATTATCACGTGACTTTTGACGGTCCACTAACTAAGGTCGAACATTTAATTCATACGTTACGGGAAGATTTGAAGCAAAAGCCATATTTACAATAG